The following is a genomic window from Methylomarinum vadi.
CGCGGCAGCCTGTTGGTTCTTGAAAGCCCCTGCAGTCAAGGCGATGATGGGTAGGGCGGTGAGTCCCAGCGACTGGCGGATCTCGTGGGTTGCGGTATAGCCATCCATCACCGGCATCTGGACATCCATCAATATTACATCGATTAATTGAGGATTTTTCTTTAACCATGCCAAGGCGGATTGGCCGTCGTCCGCCAACTCCACGATGGCGCCTTCCGATTGCAGAATTCGGCTCGCCATGTCGCGGTTGATTTCGCTATCGTCCACCACCAAAATACGCAATCGTTCCAGCCGTCGCCCGTTAGCCGCTGTGAGGGGGCTCTTGGTGGAGGTTTTTCCGGCGAGGTTTTTTCTTGCCTCGGAGAGCGCATTGTATAACGCCGATGCCGTGATCGGTTTGCTTAGAATGGCGCTGGCCAGCCCCGTTCCCGCTTCATTCCTCAATAGATTTCGATCATGGGCCGTGGCCATCACAATGATGGGGGCGTTGGGAATATCGCCTAGAATCGCCTTGATTTTCTGTCCCGCTTCGAGTCCGTCCATGCCCGGCATGCGCCAGTCCAACAGAATTAAGTCGGGAAGTTTATTGTTTTCCGCCCCAACCCTGATGCGTTCGATGGCTTCTTCACCCGAGGAAACCACGTCCGGATTCCAACCCAAGCTACGGACCATGGCAGCCAGCATTTCCCGAGCGACCGGATGATCTTCGGCGATCAGCACGTTCTGGAAAGTCATTTCTGGATGCACATATTCGAGTGGCTCGATCACTTCCACCGGCAGTTCAAACCAAAATTCGCTGCCTTGGCCCAACTCGCTGCTGACGCCTATTCCGCCGCCCATCATTTGTACTAAACGGCGGCAGATAGACAGTCCGAGACCGGTGCCGCCGAATTGTCGTGTCGTCGATGTATCTTCCTGGCTGAATGCACTAAAAATTTCCTCTTGCTTATCCTTGGCGATGCCTCGGCCGGTATCGCTCACGCTGAAACGCAAGACGTTCTTGTCATCGTTTCTCGTAATAGGTGTTACGGTTAATGTCACATTGCCGTGTCGGGTAAATTTGAGCGCATTACTGGTCAGGTTGACCAGAATTTGTTCGAGTCGTAAGGCGTCGCCGCGCAGGAATTCCATACCTTCCGGGGCTGGGCCAATGAGTAATTCGACATTGTCGCTGTACTCGACGACCGACATCAGGGTGGCGACATTATCCAGTACGTCGTTCAGCCGGAAGGGCGTCTGTTCGATTTCCAAACGGCCGGATTCGATTTTGGAAAAATCGAGAATATCGTTGATGATACCTAACAGGGAACGACCGGCGATGCGAATTTTCTTGACCAAATCGTGTTCTTCCGTTTCTAGCTGGGCTTGCTCCAGCAGATAGGCCAAACCCAATATGGCATTCAGCGGGGTGCGTATCTCATGGCTCATGTTGGCCAGGAAATTGCCCTTGATGTTGGCCAGGCGTTCCGCCTCCTGTTGCGCCGCTTGTAGTTCGGCAGTTCGTTCTTCGACGCGTTGTTCCAAGGCGTCATTGATTCGAACCAGTTCGTCCTGTATGCGTTTGCGTTCGGAAATATCGACGATCGTCGCCAGCACGAAGTCTTGATCGTTGTCGCGATAGGGGCTCAAACCAATTTCTATCGGAAACACCTTGCCGTTCTTGTGGGTGCCGTACAGGTCGCGACCGGCGCCCATGGCGCGGGAACTGGGCTGACGTAAATACTGCTGGCGTCGAGCCTGATGTTGTTTCCGCTCTTGTTCGGGCAGCAGTATTTCCACGGGGCGGTTGATGATTTCCGCCAGCGGATAGCCGAACATATTCTCGAAGGCCGGATTGGCCATCACGATTAGGCCATCGCCATTCACCACCAATAGGCCGCTGGTATTGGCTTCGAACAACATTCGAAAACTGGCCTGGGCTTCTTGCAGGCGATGTGCCGCTTCCACTTCGCTGCGTGCCAGTGCCGCAGCCTTTTCCGCCTCGCCGCGAGCGTTCTTCGATTGTACCAGTCGCGCGATGCCGAAACCGAATAACGCCAGCAGGATCAAGGCGCTGGCGATCTTGGCCGGCCACACTTGTTTGGCCAGCGCGGCCAAATCGCTGGCGGGCAAATGGGAGACCTCTTTCCAGCGGATATCATGCCCCAACCAATTATTGCCGACCGGTAAAGGAGAAACGGTATTCCAGGTCCAAAGGCCATCGTGCTGGCGTATTTGTCCGGAATCCAGTTTCGCTATTTGCTTCCACGCCTGCGGATGCCGGCTGCCTAGGGTGTCGTTTCGCTGGAACTTGAATCCCCACTCGTCGCTCGAATCGGGACTCTTGAGCCGGTAACCGTCTTTATTGAGCAGCATTAAACGGTCTGCCGCTGGGCCGGCGCTAGCGACGAAGGCTTGCAGCATGGAACTGGCGGCGATATTGATAATGAGTATGCCGCGGGCGGCACCGGCCGCGTTGAAGAGCCGCGTGGCAACGCGTAACGTCGACTTATAGGGAACCTCGATGCTGCCGTTATCCATATTCAGGTCGAGAGGCGAAATGTAGATTTCACCGCGATTCAGTTTCATGGCATCCTTGAAAAAATAACGGTCGTGTTTGTCTTGCAACTCGTTGCCAGGTACCAGGTATTGTGTTCCCCTTCTGTTATTTACCCTGATCCGTTCGATGCCATGCTGGTCGATCCAGCGCGCCTTGTCGTAACTAGGATTGCGCGACATCAGCGAGATAAAGGCGTTCTCCATCGGTTTGGGATCCGTTTTTGTCAAGGCCTCATACACACCTCGCACCGGTTGTTCATGGTTCAGACTGAGTAGATGACGGATCGGTATGGCTAACGCCTGGTCGAGGCGGCTCATGCCGAGGTCCACATAGCTTCTTCTTCAGCCTTAACCATGGACAATTCCGTCTGAAGGCGTGAGTCGCCTAATAGCCATGTCCTTGCCGCAACTAATATACAGATCGGAAGAAATAACAGCAGAAATTCCTTGATGCTTCCAGGGGCTGTGGCATTGGCGTCGCGAAAAATTCTTTTCGAGTTAATGAAGAACATAATCGGAACCCGTTCACTTATCCTTTTATGAAAACAATGCCAACTGCTTGGTTATAGTTGTTTTGTTAGGGATCGAAGAAGGTGATAAGCGCGTTTGAACACTTAAGCATTAATGGCGAGTTCTAAATGCAGACCTGTGTTTCCTTTTTCTGCTGTTGTGAAAACATGGAAAAAAATAAACACCAAAATTGGAGGCTAATATAATTCGCCGAATTTAATTGTTAAGTGCGTCTCAATTTGTTGAAAACACAATACAAAAAACTCCGGGGATGGCAGTCTGTCCAATTACTGAACAGCAAGATTTCGTAATGGTTGTTTGAAGATCCCGGCTGATTTTTTTTCCCGCAACGTGCAATTAAAGTGTGATTAAGAATTCGCCATTAAATTTGTTTCGATGCACCGGAACTAACGATATAGTTGTAGTCGATCGGCCATTGGCTTTATGAGTAACTGCAGCTTTACTAACAATAAGATATAAAAGAAAAATAAGGCGTGACGAAATGATTCTTTTATTTTGCCTAGGAAAGGGGCAATACTCTATTTATTCTGGAGATAATTATGATTAACAAACCATTGCTGCCGTTGTTTTTTTGGGGACTCATCGTGATGTCTTCCGCGGCTCCGGCGACCGAGGATGTCGCCCAAGCGCGGCAAGTCATCGAAACCAGCTCGGAGCAAATCGAAAAGACGCTGCAACAGCCGGCCTATCAAAATGATTTCGCCAAGGCGACAAAATTCGTCGATGGTATCGTAACCAAATTCGTCGATATGCGTAGGGTATCGCTGCTGGTTTTAGGCAAGAATATCCGTAAATCGACGCCGGAACAAAGGCAGCGTTTTATGCAGGAATTCAAAATACTGTTGGTACGTACCTATACTCGGGCATTTCTTGAATACAAGGAATGGACTCTTACCTTCAAACCCTATAACGATACCAAGGATGATCGTAAGACCATCGTAAAAACCCAAGTCCATCAACCGGGTAAACAGCCTGTCAATATTCATTACCGGATGTTGCTCACTAAGCAAGGCGAATGGAAGGTGTACGATATTATCATCGAAGGCGTCAGTTTAGTGACGAACTATCGTTCGACTTTCAACCAAGAAATCGCCCAAACCGGTTCGCTCGAGGGGGTTATTCAAACACTGGTGGACAAAAATAATAGGGCCAATCCCAAGGAAGAGATTTAGCGTGTCGGGAATGCAGCAATTCCCAATTTGGATAACAGAGAGGGCTTGGGGGTGTTTGGCGAGGATGCCGCCGTCAAGCCCCCAAGGACGGGTTCACGGCGTTCCTCGACAGACACGCCTCAGGCCCTAAACACCGCTAAAATGCTCAAACTGAGAATTGCTGGTCGGGAATGAGCCTTAATAACTGAACGATCTCTTTGTGCCAATGTAGGAAAACAGCCATGCGAAAGCTCGCCAATAACCATTCGTTAAAACTGGGATTGACCGGTTTCAGCTATGGCGATTTATACGATGCCAACCGGTTGCAGGATTTGTTGGCTTTGTTCGATCGCTCGGTAAGGCACCACGACCCCAGTTTATTTTCCGAATACGAGCATTACCGTAGCTGTCAAGGCAATGGGATGGATCCGGTCAATGTTTCCGAATTGCTGGTCAAAATGGCGCCGTTGGTCGGGCAATTCGTAGCCCGGTTGTTCGATGTGGATGAAGACCGTATCAATCAAGTCAAGCACATACGTCAAGAATTCGATACGGTGTTTGTTTATCGTAATGAGGTCGTTGCCAAGCTGGACAAGCACTTTCAACACGAAGATGCCGAAAACTGGGATAGCGCGTTAATTATCCATCATAAGGTTTAAACCACCGGCTTTAGCCGGTCAGCTTTAGCTGCGATAATTTGCCCAAGGAGGTGGCGATGGACTATAGATACGGCAGCCATACGGTTTACCAAATTGAGTATCATTTTGTTTGGGTTACGAAGTATCGTTATAAAGTGCTGAAGGATGAAATAGCCGAACGAGTGAGAGACTTGGTGCGGCAGACATGCGAAGCCTTTGAGATACGGATTATCAAAGGTGTCGTGAGCAAAGATCATGTGCACATTTTGGTGAGTGCGCCGCCGACTATGGCCCCAAGCGAAATCATGAGGCGAATCAAGGGACGAACTTCGAGCTATCTGTTCGAAGAGTTCCCGCACTTGAAAAAGCGATATTGGGGTCGACATTTTTGAGCCCGCGGTTATTTTTGCGCCACAGTGGGGCAAATGACTGATGAGATGATAAAGCAATATTTGGAGCATCACTTTGAACCTAATCCAAACGATAATTTCAAGATGGAGCCCGACTAAGACGCGTCGTTTAGTCGACGCGTATCCGGACTTTCAGTCCGTTATTGGAACCCACCCGCTTGAGCGGGTGGTTGTTTAGTCGTCAACGCTTCGACCGGTTGATTGCCGCCATGATCAGTCCCGTTGCCTGGCAACATGACCCGGAAGCGTCGCTGGGCCAATTGGTGGCCGATTTGATGCAATTGCGCAAAGTTGAAGACATGACGGTTTTTAAACAACGCCTGCATTCCAGGGCCGAGACGGTTGCCGTGCTGGGCGATACGTTGCAAGCGGAAAGTCCGGTGGAATTTTCCGAAATATTGCTGGATATCATTCGTCGCTGGAGCTATGCCGCGTTGTTAGATCCCGTTGTAAAGGAATTTGTCAGTGACTGGGTCAGTTTCAAGACGCCGAAGAAAACCGATTTCAATAATCTGGTGGAACATGCCACCATTCCGCAGTCGGGTTACCGGGCTTGGACCGCTGCGCCTTATCACCACCGTCGCCGCGACGGTTTCGCCCTGACCGACAAGCGTTTCGATCAGCGTCGGGTTTTATACGAAGTCGATCATTGCATCTATTGTCATGGTCGCGCCACCGATTCCTACGCCAAAGGGATGAAAAACAAGAAAGACGGTAGTTTTAAGAGCAATCCCCTGGGCGTCACCATTACCGGCTGTCCACTGGAGGAAAAGATTTCCGAGATGCATCTTGTCAAGCGTCAGGGCGACAATATCGGCGCGCTGGCGTTGATCATAGTCGACAATCCCATGTGCCCCGGCACCGGTCATCGCATCTGTAACGACTGCATGAAGGGCTGCATCTACCAGAAAACCGAACCGGTCAACATCCCGCAAATCGAAACCAACGTGTTGACCGATGTATTGTTCATGCCCTGGGGATTCGAGATCTACAGTCTGTTGACGCGCTGGAATCCGCTGAATGTCAAACGCCCCTGCGCCTTGCCTTACAACGGCAAAAACGTGTTGGTGGCGGGCATGGGGCCGGCCGGTTATACGCTGGCGCATTATCTGTTGAACGAAGGTTTCGGCGTGGTCGGCATCGATGGGCTGAAGATCGAGCCGTTGCCGGAATATTTAGTCGGAGATGGCCAGAATCCGCCGCAACCGATTCATGATTTCAAAGACTTGTACGACGATTTGGATAAGCGGGTCATGCTCGGTTTCGGCGGGGTGGCCGAATACGGCATTACCGTGCGCTGGGACAAGAACTTTCTCAAGGTCATTTATCTGAACCTGTTACGCCGCTCCGCCTTCCGCTGCTACGGGGGCGTGCGTTTCGGCGGCACGATGACGGTCAACGAGGCCTGGGACATAGGTTTCGACCACATCGCCATCGCCAGCGGCGCCGGCAAGCCCACCATCATCGAGCTGAAAAACAACCTGATCCGCGGCATCCGCATGGCCTCCGACTTTTTGATGGCCTTGCAATTGAGCGGCGCGGCCAAGGAGGCTTCGTTGTCGAATTTGCAGGTACGCTTGCCGGCCGGCGTGATCGGCGGCGGCTTGACCGCGGTCGACACCGCCACCGAACTGCTGGCTTATTATCCGGTACAGGTAGCAAAAATCCTCCACCGCTACGAAAAGTTGGTGGCGGTCTATGGCGAGGATGCGGTCAGGGCCCGTTACGATGAAGAAGAGTGTTTGATTCTCGATGAATTCTTGGCGCACGGCCGCCTGATCCAATTGGAGCGCAACCGTGCCGAAGCGGCCGGCGAAATGCCCGATTTTTTGCCTTTATTGAAGAAATGGGGGGGTGTGACGCTGTTTTATCGCAAAGGCATCAAAGATTCCCCTGCCTACCGGCAAAATCACGAGGAAATATACGAAGCATTGGCGGAAGGTATCATGCTGGCCGAAGGGTTGAGTCCGCTTGAAGCAATCCCCGATGCCTACGGTCATTTACAAGCGGTGCGCTTCGAGAAGCTGGAGCAGCAAGAGGGGTGTTGGCGGGCAATCGATGAATTGCAGGTAACACTGCGAAGCCTGTTCATTGCCGCCGGCACCTCGCCCAATACCATTTACGAATCGGAGCATCCCGATACTTTCGAGATGGACGGCAAGTTCTATCGGCGCCATGAGCCGGAAGGAGAAAGCAGCCGGCCGGAGT
Proteins encoded in this region:
- a CDS encoding MlaC/ttg2D family ABC transporter substrate-binding protein, with translation MINKPLLPLFFWGLIVMSSAAPATEDVAQARQVIETSSEQIEKTLQQPAYQNDFAKATKFVDGIVTKFVDMRRVSLLVLGKNIRKSTPEQRQRFMQEFKILLVRTYTRAFLEYKEWTLTFKPYNDTKDDRKTIVKTQVHQPGKQPVNIHYRMLLTKQGEWKVYDIIIEGVSLVTNYRSTFNQEIAQTGSLEGVIQTLVDKNNRANPKEEI
- a CDS encoding FAD-dependent oxidoreductase, which codes for MISPVAWQHDPEASLGQLVADLMQLRKVEDMTVFKQRLHSRAETVAVLGDTLQAESPVEFSEILLDIIRRWSYAALLDPVVKEFVSDWVSFKTPKKTDFNNLVEHATIPQSGYRAWTAAPYHHRRRDGFALTDKRFDQRRVLYEVDHCIYCHGRATDSYAKGMKNKKDGSFKSNPLGVTITGCPLEEKISEMHLVKRQGDNIGALALIIVDNPMCPGTGHRICNDCMKGCIYQKTEPVNIPQIETNVLTDVLFMPWGFEIYSLLTRWNPLNVKRPCALPYNGKNVLVAGMGPAGYTLAHYLLNEGFGVVGIDGLKIEPLPEYLVGDGQNPPQPIHDFKDLYDDLDKRVMLGFGGVAEYGITVRWDKNFLKVIYLNLLRRSAFRCYGGVRFGGTMTVNEAWDIGFDHIAIASGAGKPTIIELKNNLIRGIRMASDFLMALQLSGAAKEASLSNLQVRLPAGVIGGGLTAVDTATELLAYYPVQVAKILHRYEKLVAVYGEDAVRARYDEEECLILDEFLAHGRLIQLERNRAEAAGEMPDFLPLLKKWGGVTLFYRKGIKDSPAYRQNHEEIYEALAEGIMLAEGLSPLEAIPDAYGHLQAVRFEKLEQQEGCWRAIDELQVTLRSLFIAAGTSPNTIYESEHPDTFEMDGKFYRRHEPEGESSRPELRPIADTTQPKIGKPAPFTSYHRQGRYISFYGDNHPVYAGNVVKAMAGAKDGYPYIVELFARDIAKLDPSGQDQREHQLQQFQARLDDALRAYVVAVNRLTPTIIEVIVRAPLAARKFAPGQFYRVQNFETLAPVEEGTVLASEGVALTGAWVDKDNGLISLIALEMGSSTRLCATWKTGDPIVVMGVTGTPTDIPSGKTVLLIGGGLGNAVLFSIGKALRAAGNQVIYFAGYKNREDVFKVEEIEAAADLIVWSVDKLPGNTPIPAIRPQDKSFVGNIIEAMQAYAEGRLGATPIHLDDVDHMIVIGSDRMMAAVKQARYGALKPYFKRHHEAIGSINSPMQCMMKGVCAQCLCKHIDPETGEPYFVYSCYNQDQELDRVDFDNLHARLRQNSVQEKLSSLWLAYLLGRI
- a CDS encoding response regulator, translated to MSRLDQALAIPIRHLLSLNHEQPVRGVYEALTKTDPKPMENAFISLMSRNPSYDKARWIDQHGIERIRVNNRRGTQYLVPGNELQDKHDRYFFKDAMKLNRGEIYISPLDLNMDNGSIEVPYKSTLRVATRLFNAAGAARGILIINIAASSMLQAFVASAGPAADRLMLLNKDGYRLKSPDSSDEWGFKFQRNDTLGSRHPQAWKQIAKLDSGQIRQHDGLWTWNTVSPLPVGNNWLGHDIRWKEVSHLPASDLAALAKQVWPAKIASALILLALFGFGIARLVQSKNARGEAEKAAALARSEVEAAHRLQEAQASFRMLFEANTSGLLVVNGDGLIVMANPAFENMFGYPLAEIINRPVEILLPEQERKQHQARRQQYLRQPSSRAMGAGRDLYGTHKNGKVFPIEIGLSPYRDNDQDFVLATIVDISERKRIQDELVRINDALEQRVEERTAELQAAQQEAERLANIKGNFLANMSHEIRTPLNAILGLAYLLEQAQLETEEHDLVKKIRIAGRSLLGIINDILDFSKIESGRLEIEQTPFRLNDVLDNVATLMSVVEYSDNVELLIGPAPEGMEFLRGDALRLEQILVNLTSNALKFTRHGNVTLTVTPITRNDDKNVLRFSVSDTGRGIAKDKQEEIFSAFSQEDTSTTRQFGGTGLGLSICRRLVQMMGGGIGVSSELGQGSEFWFELPVEVIEPLEYVHPEMTFQNVLIAEDHPVAREMLAAMVRSLGWNPDVVSSGEEAIERIRVGAENNKLPDLILLDWRMPGMDGLEAGQKIKAILGDIPNAPIIVMATAHDRNLLRNEAGTGLASAILSKPITASALYNALSEARKNLAGKTSTKSPLTAANGRRLERLRILVVDDSEINRDMASRILQSEGAIVELADDGQSALAWLKKNPQLIDVILMDVQMPVMDGYTATHEIRQSLGLTALPIIALTAGAFKNQQAAAMAAGMNGFIAKPFDVEDLISRLQTYVDQQQDVKPEPVAPIPANQDAADLLPLIDMRRAMSSWGDNTTYCKYLRKFADTHGRDGLEIGDLVSQGNLDMALALTHKLKGTAGNLAMMAVWSQAEEIERILSTSGEMGSRLERLQSALDDTFSEIRRLTETSHLQQAEISCVTNSEAPRQWLRELLQALDKDNPDDAEPSLLALEKILPKPMLDPIRELIDNFDFRAAEEQTKHLMTHLKIEMQDD